The following coding sequences lie in one Trueperaceae bacterium genomic window:
- a CDS encoding ABC transporter permease subunit, with translation MDRRRGTPSGPSLTVLPVSVAVGRGRLSVWDAVAFCVLLAVLALVALGGRGAFAELGAAEAGARSLDPRSLPWYAARTSLRMVIALGASFLFTLGYATLAAKNRRAGAFLIPLLDVLQSVPVLGFVSVATLFFLNLTPGRVFGAELVALFAIFTSQAWNMTFSLYASLLSVPKELEEVGRSFMLGASARFWRIELPYALPPLVWNAMVSMSGAWFFVVAAESIAVGNTTIDLPGVGTYIASALAARDLAAVGWAILTMACVILAYDVLLFRPLVAWSARFRYDTGYGGGEEEASVVYRALTRSRLVRGVVARLAASTPRRRPTAPPRPALPSDPARERRLDAVFGCVAGGAALTCLVLAWRYLGDAVSAAEAWRVVVLGSYTALRVFVLVGVASLVWVPIAVHVGLRPRLRALVQPAAQVLAAFPANLLFPLAVWAIVRYGLDPNVWLSPLMILGTQWYILFNVAAGAAGIPSELRDVSAGFHVRGWLWWRKVALPAVASTFLTGVVTASGGAWNASIVAELVHWGDETIEAAGLGAYIVKATTDGDGARIVLGIAVMSLYVVLINRAVWEPLRRHVARRFRLE, from the coding sequence ATGGATCGGCGCCGAGGCACCCCTTCAGGCCCCAGCCTGACCGTTCTGCCGGTCTCCGTCGCCGTCGGGCGGGGGAGGCTGAGCGTCTGGGACGCCGTGGCCTTCTGCGTCCTGCTGGCCGTCCTCGCGCTGGTGGCGCTCGGCGGTAGAGGAGCGTTCGCGGAGCTTGGCGCGGCCGAGGCCGGCGCGCGCTCCCTCGATCCCCGCTCGCTGCCGTGGTACGCGGCGCGTACGAGCCTGCGCATGGTCATCGCCCTCGGCGCGTCGTTCCTGTTCACCCTTGGCTACGCGACCCTAGCCGCCAAGAACCGCCGGGCGGGCGCCTTCCTCATCCCGCTTCTCGACGTCCTGCAGTCCGTGCCCGTTCTAGGCTTCGTGTCCGTCGCCACCCTGTTCTTCTTGAACCTCACGCCCGGTCGCGTGTTCGGCGCCGAGCTCGTGGCGCTGTTCGCCATCTTCACGAGCCAGGCCTGGAACATGACCTTCAGCCTCTACGCGTCGCTGCTGAGCGTCCCTAAGGAGTTGGAGGAGGTCGGGCGCTCGTTCATGCTCGGCGCCTCGGCCCGGTTCTGGCGCATCGAGCTGCCTTACGCGCTGCCGCCGCTCGTGTGGAACGCCATGGTGTCGATGTCCGGCGCCTGGTTCTTCGTCGTCGCCGCGGAGTCGATCGCGGTCGGCAACACGACGATCGACCTACCCGGCGTCGGCACCTACATCGCCTCGGCGCTCGCGGCCCGCGACCTCGCCGCCGTCGGCTGGGCGATCCTGACCATGGCATGCGTGATCCTCGCGTACGACGTGCTCCTCTTCCGCCCCCTCGTGGCGTGGTCCGCGCGCTTCCGGTACGACACCGGCTACGGCGGGGGCGAGGAGGAGGCCTCCGTCGTCTACCGGGCGCTGACGCGCTCGCGCCTGGTGCGCGGCGTGGTCGCGCGCCTGGCGGCGTCGACGCCGCGCCGGAGACCGACGGCGCCACCGCGCCCGGCGCTTCCGAGCGACCCGGCGAGGGAGCGCCGCCTGGACGCGGTCTTCGGCTGCGTGGCCGGCGGCGCCGCGCTCACGTGCCTGGTGTTGGCGTGGCGCTACCTCGGCGACGCCGTGTCCGCCGCCGAGGCGTGGCGCGTGGTGGTGCTCGGCTCCTACACGGCGCTGCGCGTGTTCGTGCTGGTGGGCGTCGCGAGCCTGGTATGGGTGCCGATCGCCGTCCACGTCGGCCTGCGCCCGCGCCTGCGCGCGCTCGTGCAGCCCGCCGCGCAGGTCCTCGCGGCGTTCCCCGCCAACCTCCTGTTCCCGCTCGCCGTCTGGGCCATCGTCAGGTACGGGCTGGACCCCAACGTCTGGCTCAGCCCGCTGATGATCTTGGGGACGCAGTGGTACATCCTCTTCAACGTCGCGGCCGGCGCAGCCGGCATACCGAGCGAGCTACGCGACGTCTCCGCCGGCTTCCACGTGCGGGGCTGGCTCTGGTGGCGCAAGGTCGCCCTGCCGGCGGTCGCCTCGACCTTCCTGACCGGCGTCGTCACGGCCTCCGGCGGCGCCTGGAACGCCAGCATCGTGGCCGAGCTCGTCCACTGGGGCGACGAGACCATCGAGGCGGCCGGACTCGGGGCCTACATCGTGAAGGCCACGACGGACGGCGACGGCGCGCGCATCGTGCTCGGCATCGCCGTGATGAGCCTCTACGTCGTACTCATCAACCGCGCGGTCTGGGAGCCGCTGCGACGGCATGTCGCCAGGCGCTTCCGCCTAGAGTGA